In the Populus trichocarpa isolate Nisqually-1 chromosome 1, P.trichocarpa_v4.1, whole genome shotgun sequence genome, GCTTTTCAAATCTTGCTTTGATTTCTCAGACTTAACAGATATGAGAACCCATGAACATATAGGAACATTCAGTACTGATTCAATAGAAAGATGACAACCATAGATTGAGGTTAAATAAAGATCAGGGCATTTAAAGTATAAGTTATCAACATACCATCTGTTTGTATCTCAGAAGTTCAGCATTGTCCAACTGTCTCTTTGCAGGACCCAGCTCTATCCCTCTAACTCTGCTAGCAAAATTCAGCGAGCATAGAGTTTCACCAAGGTCATTCTCATTGGGACTGATCTGTACAAACATGAATGTCTTCGAATCTCCTCCTAAGAAATACAGATCCATTTATCAATTTACTCATTATACATGCATGACACCAAGTAAATCAACCTAAATTTGAATTTGCTGCATGGTTCAGGTAGAAAAGTACCCAGGGAATCTTGAAGCAGATGGGTGAGCTTGGAATTCCTGCACAGCaggaaaacatgttattaacaTTTAAACTGAAGGTATGCAGATAGAAAAGTAACAAATCAAAGATTAGCTAGAAATTTTATAACCTGAATGGGATGTGAGGGCTTTTAGTTGCAAGAGCAGATATGACATCACCAAGTGCAGATAAggatttattgatattttgagTTTCCCTGAGCCGCTCTCCTTGCACTTCTGTTTTTGATATCCTCTCACTTCCTGCTAGGTCAACCAACCATAACTTGTTCTTTGTGCATTCCCCGTTCAATAAATTCTCTCCCTTTACCATAACACAATGTATACTGGATAAAGATAGCACAGTTTCAAACATATAATGTAAATATCCAATATAGATATAACCTCAAATGGAGGATAGAGCCACGTACCAGTGGGATCGGCTGCTGTGCTCATTGGCATTGGTAGAGCCAATTGCTCTTGCATTACTACCAGTTTGTAGAACTTCCCAAACCTCACTCATGTTGTGTACACGTGCTTCAACCAGCCCTGGGACATGATGTAGTCCCTCACCAGCTTGCCTTATTTCCAGCCtgcattaattatatttattaattagttgAAGAAGACTCCAATGCTTCAGCGAAACTGACACAGAGATGATAACACTGAGGATATAGACAAGTGGTTTATTGATGAAATATCCCAATATTAATGTCAGTGAAATCTCAGGTAAacaatgaaatttgttttttattatactaaACACAACTTATTCtgaaaatttcatattaaacaatttttttgtattgCATTGATTCATGGTTTGGAAGTATATAACAgttaaagatgaagaaatatCCTTTGAAATCATTGAAAGGGATTGAGTTCGTTTAAATCGTGTTGAAACTGCCAATCAAGTTCGCAacaaattttacaagaaaacGGCAACAAGGAAATTGAACGCTCATATGGCTAAAACACTCTATACGAATATTGATATTATCAACTGTACAAGAGTAATATCATAATGTAACTGTGGTCTTGAAAAGAACCATTCACAAACAAATTGTAGAAATCATAAGAAGAGAGTGGATAGAAATGACAAGGAATTCAGGATACCTCTTTGCAGCCACACCTGGCTGAGAGTCCGAGACCAGTAAATCTCGTATTTGCTCGTTATAAACTTCCAGAACACTTACAGATACATCGTATCGAAACAGCTCCTCTCGCTCCTTAATCATACAAAAAACTTGTTCAAGTGTCCTAAAATTTACTCCACGATCTTCTTCGGTACCCTCCATTGTAAAAGTTTTTCCAGTCCCGGTTTGTCCATATGCAAAAACACAGACATTGTACCCATCCAAAATTGAGCTAGCAAATGAAGCAGTGTCTTCAAAAACATCAGCTAAACAAGCAAGCATAAAAGCAACTGTTATTATTGGAGGGAACATAGTGGATTATCCAAATTGAACTTCTTTATAAAAGGTGAGATTACCTTGGTTTGCTTGGGGACCAAAAACAGCATCAAACTTGAACGTCTTTCTTGGAAGCCCATTGGACATAACTGTGAGCTCACCATCTTTAGCAGATTCAAAATCAATAGTCACTAAAGCTCCTGCTGCTACTTCTTCAGGTTTTAGAGGTCGACATCGGCAAAACACTCGTATGTTTCCTGCAAGGAAGATTCATTTTTCAGTAAACTGTCTTTAAATTCCGAACCTATAGAACTTAAGATAgattaagcaaaaataaatttaccttTCAACTCGAGAACCTTATTGTACAGTTCCTTTCTTTCCTTGGCTCCTTCAACAAATTTAATCTTAATATCCTCATGCAATTCTACTTGCTGCTTCACTGTCATAACAAAACAAGTGAATTATAAGTGCAGAAGAGAGATAGCTAAGTTTGACAAGGACAAGGCATCATCAGCACGTTGACCTACTTGTGGACACAATAGTAAACCTCATATCTTCCATATCTGCAACACAATTCTTGTATGCCAGTGCCTCCTCTGATAACTTGATGTGCTCCATTTTCATAAGCTGTAAatgaaaaactttttaaataatgtaTCATATTACCAGATATTCCATCAGAGAGATGTCAAAATTCATAACAATACCTTCAGTTTTCTTGTCAAGTCTCTCAATGATGTGAACCACCTGCTCTTCTCTTTCACTTGTCCCTCAATGGCAAAGGCTGTACACAACCAACCATCagtaaaatcaatatttatggATGGTTAATGTGATAACTGTAGACAGAATTATATTTCCATACCCAAGGACCCAACATGCATTGACTTGCGCATGAGCTCATTCTGGAGCTCCTGTAAAGACTTCAAAGCATCTTGGCATTCCCTGCTCTTAAGTCGGTTTTCCCTCTTAAGTTCGTCCATTGTCCTCCTCATTTCCGTTAATTCCCTTCTCTGACACTCATAATCTCTCAGTAGCTTCTCATAATCCCCTTCCACTTGAAGGTGACCATTATCCTCCTGtttaaccatatttttaaaGGCAACAATCTAATGTTTTCACACTTTATATTTATCCCAAGACTAAATTAGAATCTTAGAGGATTAAGTGATATTACTTTTGGTGATTCGCATTCTGCTACTTGGGACATTTCCACAGGTTTTAGTAATTGAGCTTCTCCAGTATCTGAAATTAGAAATTTTAGAAAACTTGACTAAAACTCTATCTTGAAAcatgaacaacaaacaaaaagattggaaaCGAAAAGAAGATAGAAAACTGAACTTACGAGCAGAAGAATCTTTTGTAACAGAAATCCCACATACAATTGGTTTTCCCATCACCCCTTCAAATCTAATCAATAAGCCCTCATCACCCTCAACGAAAGCTTTAAGGTCAGATACAACCAGAGGTTTATTTGCACCTACTTGTGCATATATGTCTAGGCATGAGACAACCTACAAAAACAACCAATGAAACATAATAAGTTGTGATGGCATTAGCAACCTCCATAAACTcctgtttgttttgtttcatgACTCCTCACCTTCTTCTCAtgtataaaaacatcaaatactCTTAGC is a window encoding:
- the LOC7491373 gene encoding kinesin-like protein KIN-14Q isoform X3, which codes for MEDSDTSYEQQQLNQRQDPLLLTDVSWQQQQQNSSSLSYSQYTQPISSKFQSLTMVDSISFPNSNEGRSVIGFSLTSPDLVICAASPDISRTGYGDSPDFMDKNKCSIEVSLENGIDGSGIKDSSKTPCVKFSPVFQTFNKELSPESSFELLPQTEKEEKLVKVFVPGVSINAGCTGGAVFLGGVEFVEDDCFAGGDTVRTDATIGDGQDGGLSLYQTARYGNFSYCFRGLEPGTYDVSLHLAEIVFTEGPPGLRVFDVFIHEKKVVSCLDIYAQVGANKPLVVSDLKAFVEGDEGLLIRFEGVMGKPIVCGISVTKDSSAHTGEAQLLKPVEMSQVAECESPKEDNGHLQVEGDYEKLLRDYECQRRELTEMRRTMDELKRENRLKSRECQDALKSLQELQNELMRKSMHVGSLAFAIEGQVKEKSRWFTSLRDLTRKLKLMKMEHIKLSEEALAYKNCVADMEDMRFTIVSTMKQQVELHEDIKIKFVEGAKERKELYNKVLELKGNIRVFCRCRPLKPEEVAAGALVTIDFESAKDGELTVMSNGLPRKTFKFDAVFGPQANQADVFEDTASFASSILDGYNVCVFAYGQTGTGKTFTMEGTEEDRGVNFRTLEQVFCMIKEREELFRYDVSVSVLEVYNEQIRDLLVSDSQPGVAAKRLEIRQAGEGLHHVPGLVEARVHNMSEVWEVLQTGSNARAIGSTNANEHSSRSHCIHCVMVKGENLLNGECTKNKLWLVDLAGSERISKTEVQGERLRETQNINKSLSALGDVISALATKSPHIPFRNSKLTHLLQDSLGGDSKTFMFVQISPNENDLGETLCSLNFASRVRGIELGPAKRQLDNAELLRYKQMSEKSKQDLKSKDVQIKKMEDTINGLDLKTKEKDLKYMMLQDKVKELEAQLLVERKLARQHVDTKIAEQQQQQQMKQQQAEHIIAPPRPPLPNRILGSNWIYNEPANGALNKQQINPTQPLAGNTSNKSTIPLPSTDGIVKLIDSTEKENNPDMANQPRLPKRTGRASICTTAGQVLAAPAPRRNSMIPLPSIPSLVQLPSIPSSFLLCQVDMKQDLEGTETNCLHKQTHCDSPKGIRNGSKRLNTMLKRSLQKKANMKSPMQQHTRRGGINVGMEKVRVSIGSRGRMAHRVLLGNGRRAGMRETHQKQMLGEKERRWNSGTVARTPI
- the LOC7491373 gene encoding kinesin-like protein KIN-14Q isoform X4, producing MVDSISFPNSNEVDMYWQETQSLESISTQKIIHPVENDTIEGRSVIGFSLTSPDLVICAASPDISRTGYGDSPDFMDKNKCSIEVSLENGIDGSGIKDSSKTPCVKFSPVFQTFNKELSPESSFELLPQTEKEEKLVKVFVPGVSINAGCTGGAVFLGGVEFVEDDCFAGGDTVRTDATIGDGQDGGLSLYQTARYGNFSYCFRGLEPGTYDVSLHLAEIVFTEGPPGLRVFDVFIHEKKVVSCLDIYAQVGANKPLVVSDLKAFVEGDEGLLIRFEGVMGKPIVCGISVTKDSSAHTGEAQLLKPVEMSQVAECESPKEDNGHLQVEGDYEKLLRDYECQRRELTEMRRTMDELKRENRLKSRECQDALKSLQELQNELMRKSMHVGSLAFAIEGQVKEKSRWFTSLRDLTRKLKLMKMEHIKLSEEALAYKNCVADMEDMRFTIVSTMKQQVELHEDIKIKFVEGAKERKELYNKVLELKGNIRVFCRCRPLKPEEVAAGALVTIDFESAKDGELTVMSNGLPRKTFKFDAVFGPQANQADVFEDTASFASSILDGYNVCVFAYGQTGTGKTFTMEGTEEDRGVNFRTLEQVFCMIKEREELFRYDVSVSVLEVYNEQIRDLLVSDSQPGVAAKRLEIRQAGEGLHHVPGLVEARVHNMSEVWEVLQTGSNARAIGSTNANEHSSRSHCIHCVMVKGENLLNGECTKNKLWLVDLAGSERISKTEVQGERLRETQNINKSLSALGDVISALATKSPHIPFRNSKLTHLLQDSLGGDSKTFMFVQISPNENDLGETLCSLNFASRVRGIELGPAKRQLDNAELLRYKQMSEKSKQDLKSKDVQIKKMEDTINGLDLKTKEKDLKYMMLQDKVKELEAQLLVERKLARQHVDTKIAEQQQQQQMKQQQAEHIIAPPRPPLPNRILGSNWIYNEPANGALNKQQINPTQPLAGNTSNKSTIPLPSTDGIVKLIDSTEKENNPDMANQPRLPKRTGRASICTTAGQVLAAPAPRRNSMIPLPSIPSLVQLPSIPSSFLLCQVDMKQDLEGTETNCLHKQTHCDSPKGIRNGSKRLNTMLKRSLQKKANMKSPMQQHTRRGGINVGMEKVRVSIGSRGRMAHRVLLGNGRRAGMRETHQKQMLGEKERRWNSGTVARTPI
- the LOC7491373 gene encoding kinesin-like protein KIN-14Q isoform X2; protein product: MEDSDTSYEQQQLNQRQDPLLLTDVSWQQQQQNSSSLSYSQYTQPISSKFQSLTMVDSISFPNSNEDMYWQETQSLESISTQKIIHPVENDTIEGRSVIGFSLTSPDLVICAASPDISRTGYGDSPDFMDKNKCSIEVSLENGIDGSGIKDSSKTPCVKFSPVFQTFNKELSPESSFELLPQTEKEEKLVKVFVPGVSINAGCTGGAVFLGGVEFVEDDCFAGGDTVRTDATIGDGQDGGLSLYQTARYGNFSYCFRGLEPGTYDVSLHLAEIVFTEGPPGLRVFDVFIHEKKVVSCLDIYAQVGANKPLVVSDLKAFVEGDEGLLIRFEGVMGKPIVCGISVTKDSSAHTGEAQLLKPVEMSQVAECESPKEDNGHLQVEGDYEKLLRDYECQRRELTEMRRTMDELKRENRLKSRECQDALKSLQELQNELMRKSMHVGSLAFAIEGQVKEKSRWFTSLRDLTRKLKLMKMEHIKLSEEALAYKNCVADMEDMRFTIVSTMKQQVELHEDIKIKFVEGAKERKELYNKVLELKGNIRVFCRCRPLKPEEVAAGALVTIDFESAKDGELTVMSNGLPRKTFKFDAVFGPQANQADVFEDTASFASSILDGYNVCVFAYGQTGTGKTFTMEGTEEDRGVNFRTLEQVFCMIKEREELFRYDVSVSVLEVYNEQIRDLLVSDSQPGVAAKRLEIRQAGEGLHHVPGLVEARVHNMSEVWEVLQTGSNARAIGSTNANEHSSRSHCIHCVMVKGENLLNGECTKNKLWLVDLAGSERISKTEVQGERLRETQNINKSLSALGDVISALATKSPHIPFRNSKLTHLLQDSLGGDSKTFMFVQISPNENDLGETLCSLNFASRVRGIELGPAKRQLDNAELLRYKQMSEKSKQDLKSKDVQIKKMEDTINGLDLKTKEKDLKYMMLQDKVKELEAQLLVERKLARQHVDTKIAEQQQQQQMKQQQAEHIIAPPRPPLPNRILGSNWIYNEPANGALNKQQINPTQPLAGNTSNKSTIPLPSTDGIVKLIDSTEKENNPDMANQPRLPKRTGRASICTTAGQVLAAPAPRRNSMIPLPSIPSLVQLPSIPSSFLLCQVDMKQDLEGTETNCLHKQTHCDSPKGIRNGSKRLNTMLKRSLQKKANMKSPMQQHTRRGGINVGMEKVRVSIGSRGRMAHRVLLGNGRRAGMRETHQKQMLGEKERRWNSGTVARTPI
- the LOC7491373 gene encoding kinesin-like protein KIN-14Q isoform X1 codes for the protein MEDSDTSYEQQQLNQRQDPLLLTDVSWQQQQQNSSSLSYSQYTQPISSKFQSLTMVDSISFPNSNEVDMYWQETQSLESISTQKIIHPVENDTIEGRSVIGFSLTSPDLVICAASPDISRTGYGDSPDFMDKNKCSIEVSLENGIDGSGIKDSSKTPCVKFSPVFQTFNKELSPESSFELLPQTEKEEKLVKVFVPGVSINAGCTGGAVFLGGVEFVEDDCFAGGDTVRTDATIGDGQDGGLSLYQTARYGNFSYCFRGLEPGTYDVSLHLAEIVFTEGPPGLRVFDVFIHEKKVVSCLDIYAQVGANKPLVVSDLKAFVEGDEGLLIRFEGVMGKPIVCGISVTKDSSAHTGEAQLLKPVEMSQVAECESPKEDNGHLQVEGDYEKLLRDYECQRRELTEMRRTMDELKRENRLKSRECQDALKSLQELQNELMRKSMHVGSLAFAIEGQVKEKSRWFTSLRDLTRKLKLMKMEHIKLSEEALAYKNCVADMEDMRFTIVSTMKQQVELHEDIKIKFVEGAKERKELYNKVLELKGNIRVFCRCRPLKPEEVAAGALVTIDFESAKDGELTVMSNGLPRKTFKFDAVFGPQANQADVFEDTASFASSILDGYNVCVFAYGQTGTGKTFTMEGTEEDRGVNFRTLEQVFCMIKEREELFRYDVSVSVLEVYNEQIRDLLVSDSQPGVAAKRLEIRQAGEGLHHVPGLVEARVHNMSEVWEVLQTGSNARAIGSTNANEHSSRSHCIHCVMVKGENLLNGECTKNKLWLVDLAGSERISKTEVQGERLRETQNINKSLSALGDVISALATKSPHIPFRNSKLTHLLQDSLGGDSKTFMFVQISPNENDLGETLCSLNFASRVRGIELGPAKRQLDNAELLRYKQMSEKSKQDLKSKDVQIKKMEDTINGLDLKTKEKDLKYMMLQDKVKELEAQLLVERKLARQHVDTKIAEQQQQQQMKQQQAEHIIAPPRPPLPNRILGSNWIYNEPANGALNKQQINPTQPLAGNTSNKSTIPLPSTDGIVKLIDSTEKENNPDMANQPRLPKRTGRASICTTAGQVLAAPAPRRNSMIPLPSIPSLVQLPSIPSSFLLCQVDMKQDLEGTETNCLHKQTHCDSPKGIRNGSKRLNTMLKRSLQKKANMKSPMQQHTRRGGINVGMEKVRVSIGSRGRMAHRVLLGNGRRAGMRETHQKQMLGEKERRWNSGTVARTPI